The Xenopus tropicalis strain Nigerian chromosome 1, UCB_Xtro_10.0, whole genome shotgun sequence DNA segment GCCCATCCAGTGGAGCTTGGCAATGGCACTGGGAAATACGTTTACACTGTTACTCCCTTTGTTTCAAAAGTGCTCTCCGATGCTCTAACCACCGCATTCTTGCCTGCTATCTACATTATAGTGTTCATCGTTGGCTTACCAAGCAACGCCATcgcattgtgggttttttttttccggaCAAAGAAGAAACACCCTGCCATGATTTATATGGCCAACCTGGCGCTGGCAGATTTAATGTTTGTCATATGGCTCCCTCTAAAGATTGCATATCATCTTAATGGAAACAACTGGATTTATGGAGAAGCTTTATGCAAAGTTTTGATTGGGTTCTTCTATGGGAACATGTATTGCTCCATTCTGTTCATGACATGCCTTAGTGTCCAGAGATACTGGGTCATTGTGAACCCCATATCCCACACAAGAAAGAACACAAAACTTGCTCTCATTGTTTCTATTACTATATGGGTGGTGATAATGCTGGGCACCATTCCATTGTACCTGATTAACCAAACTCTGTATCTTTCTGACCTTCGTATCACAACCTGCCATGACGTCTTGCCACTGGACTCTGCAACCTTTGACATGTTCAACTACTTCTTGGCGCTTGCCATTGGTGTGTTTTTCATTCCAGCCATTCTTACTGCCGTGGTATATACACTCATGATCAAAACTCTGACCGCGTCCATCACAGATGAAAGcattgggaaaaaaagaaagagagcaATACGGTTGATCATCATTGTACTGGTCATGTACCTTGTCTGCTTCCTGCCCAGTAACCTTATGCTAGTGATCCATTATGGTTCATTAAAGAACAGCTACTCTGCCAACCTATATGCCTTCTATATCACAGCGCTTTGTCTCTCTGCTCTGAACAGCTGCATTGACCCCTTTGTCTACTATTTTGTATCCAAAGATTTTAGGGACCATGTTAAAAACACGTTCCTGTGCAGAAGTGTACGGACTGTAGAGAGAATGCGGATCTCCTTTAGCTCCATGAAGTATTCTCGAAAAACCAACTCCTACACAACAAAGTCAACAAACACCGAATCAAGCAGCTGTTAGGTTTACTTTTCCTTGGATTACAATGAGAACTGTAAATTGTGTCTCCGAGCGCATTTGTGGTTTAAAATGCTGGAGGCATGGACGTTTTGGTGTTGGAATAAGTTGGGGAGTATTCAGAAAGCTCTCAGCAACTGAGTCTGTAGCCAAGAAAGTGACTCTTTATGGGTTTTGTTCATCTATATTTCAACGACCTTAGCCCCTCACTAACCCAAACTTTCACCTTTTTCTACCAGGTTCTATTAAAGTTCTTCATTGGTGAGATTATGAAACATCTGAGGTTTTTACTGCCTAATGTTTAGCAGTGGAAGCTTCTAAAAGTTTTGTGAAACTCAAAAAGAAAACCCGGAAGtcgagaaaaagagaaaaaaacaaagaaaagaaagtgTTGCCCCTCCTATGCATTAAGGGGCTAACATGGCATCATTTAATTTTAGCTGCACCAACTGGCATTATGTGGCTTGCTTCAGTTGCCCCGACTGGCGTCACGTGGCTTCAGTTGCCCCGGCTGGCGTCATGTGGCTTCAGTTGTCCCCCGGCTGGCGTCATGTGGCTTCAGTTGTCCCCCGGCTGGCGTCACGTGGCTTCAGTTGCCCCGGCTGGCGTCACGTGGCTTCAGTTGCCCCGGCTGGCGTCACGTGGCTTCAGTTGCACCGGCGCCAACAGTtttgaataaaatggaaatgTAACACTTTCTAGCCATGAACCTTTAGATGACCTGCATTGTTCTTTGCCTGTACTGAAACAGAAGAGAAAAGCTCACTTAAAGCAGGATGTAGCGGTTATTTCTGTGCTATGAAATAGATAAATAAACTTTGGCACTTCAGATGTTgcagtactacaactcccagtatccttcCAGCAGCTGCATTGGTGAATATATAAAGCTGAAGTGCTAAGCCTGCCTGTTCTGTGTGATACACACTTTAATTAAATGTCTGCTAATCGTGTTTTTTTAGTGCCAGTTCCACATGGGCACCTTCACCATTATTATAAGGAGCTTCTGTGTGTATACATCAGGGATGAAACACTTGCAGTCTGTCAGTTAGTTTGGCTGAGAatactgggaactgtagtccgAAAAAGAAAGTGCTTGAGAGACTTTCATTCATAGGAAACCCCAGTGTTACTGCTGGGGGTGTAAATCTGCCTCTCGTGTTCATAAGACTGTGatgtactgtatttttattttactgaatttttttttttactgcttaagATGTGaactacatttttatatattaataaatggcAACATTTCATTGTTTATATTAAGCATGCCagtaaatatgtcattttttttaaattatgtaaatATACCTTGTTAGTACATTATGCCCAAGAGCTATCACATTTATTTGCCATAGAGGGTTTTTAACTGTAGGAATGTAGGATATTTGCAGATGTAGGCAACCCGAGTATGGCGGGTTACAACCTTTGGTACATCCCTTTTGGGTTGTAGTTTAATTGTCCCGGGGACCAGAGATTGCAAATATgtgctatatatacccatacaCGTATGAGGTACTGTCTgtactgccttttttttttcttatcctgAACCTCTGTGATGTTATCATCTTGCCAGGCAAAGGTTAGTGATGAAACTTAATCTGAATACGTAAACTGAAACAAGATTGTGATGTTAAGTCATATAAAACATTTACCATGCACTCCAGTCGTCGTGACAAAATTGGCTCCAGGTTTAGCAAccccataacagccaatcagcaagaagcatttACCTGTTTATAACAAACCTCTAGTTGGTCGCTCTGGGTTGTTAGACCTGGTGCAAACGCTGAGACTTTTATAATATTATAGGAAGGTTGATTTACAGTCGGGAGCACTTAGCCAAAAGAGACACACAAATGAGGAATTAGTGCATTTATTATATATTCGGCTGATGAAAATTGCACTTTAAATGATTGTCACAATTTCAGTGTTTATTGCATGGGCTGTGACTATTGTGCAGCAATCTTTTTGTGGTATTGAAttctagaaataaatacattttactacACTATAAAGCCTGCCCTTTATTTTATGAATTTATGTTGAAAAAGGGGGTTATTTCATACATTTAAGGCCTTTGGTATATGCCGTGCTTTGACTGCCATGGAGCTTTTAGGAGGCAAGTCTACTCTTTCATTTGAAAAGGATGGGAAATGGCCTGCCTATGACAGACATTGGTGGTAACAGCTGGGCACTGGTCGGTAACAGTAAGCAGGGTCAAACTGGGCTGATGGGGCCCCGGGGAAAAAAACTGTGGCCCCTGCTGGCTATCCCCCGTCCTGCATATTTCCCTCTTCTGATGCACCTAAGGTAATAAAAGTATGTGagtttgggggagggggttgagCGGGCAGTGGGAGCCATGGTGGGGGTCTCGTGGAGGGGGACCCTGCATATGCAACCCAGAACAGccacggtgccctccatatgcatcccagaacagccagggtgccctccatatgcatcccagaacagccagggtgccctccatatgcatcctaGTACAGGCACTGTGCCCACCACATGCACAAGGTCAGACTGATCCCCGCTGGTGCTCCCCAGGCCCACAGATTTCCCTCTCCCAAGGCTTCCCTCTGGTGGCATcctcagtgggccctgcacccccagtccgaccctgacagccAGTAGCTGACATGTTGCACTGCCGCTAAAATGTCAAGCCCCTCTAAAGTTGCCCATACTTGCCTCCATGGGCCAGAGAAGTAGCCACTTTAAAATGCCACTTATCAGTTTGAATCATAACCACTTCTTATTgatcttattgttactttattgtgCACTTTTTTTGGTGCTCTCTTACTGTGTGAACTCTTTAGGGTCAGTCTTTACCTTATTCAGTTTTTGTGGACTTCTGTGGTGCAATGAGCCACTGGAATATTATGAGGCAAAAGAAGGAAATGGGtgccccactttttttttttgtacatgaaATTGGTTATAtctggcaatatatatatatttagcaaattTGAGTAATTCAGCATAATCACTATTCATTGATATTGGGATGACCTTGCTGCATAAACAAGTTTTCTGGAGAAGGCTTAACAGTCATTGTTCACTGCTTCATAGTTATGGTTTACGCACGCTAATTCCTATTTTACAACTCTGGCCTTGAGCAAGAATGTGGAAGAATTACTGTTATGTTATCTTGACTTTTTAATGCTGCTGTGGATTTAAGATGTTAATGATTAAACTGGTTAAAAACACAGTTTCTAAACAGCTGTATGATCCTGATGCATTTGTAAGAATGTATAGGTAGCAATAATGGGATCTCCAGTATCCTCCATATTCTGCAACAGAGTGACCAGTAATGTATGTTCTCGTTCCTACCTGTATGTCAAAGgtaatgctgcacattatgttttggtttTCAGTGAAGCTGTCAGCTGTCACTCACAAGCACGGCTGCTGTCACTCACCTGATCTTAGGGACTGacctacaatatactgtatataaagtataattAGTAATTATTTTAGATTTCATGGTCGCTCAGAAATCAGTAAATTTTGCATCAAATGTAATAATGTGCCCTGTAGCATGTATGACACAAGAACCTAATTTTTGAGTGATGGTTTGCAATGACCCTAAGCTTAGcctctcagcagcagcagcagcagcccagagcaccctgagcatgtgcggtgtcactgacactcctaacaaaatccaaggtgGTGACCCCTTGTGCACAAATTTAAAGGCCTGGGTGATTACTAATTATTAAGCTGGTGTATTTTTTACCCATATTTGTAAAGTTTCTCCTTTCTTTGCTGGGCTCTTTCACTCCCTATAATGCAATGCTGAAGCATATGGTATGCAAGGCCAGACACTTGAATGTTTTGAGTTACTGCCCTCCAGTAGGGACTTATTTAGCTCATACCAGTGTAAGAAATATATCAAAATCTTTCTGTGTTATTTATCTTCCTTAGTTCCAAGAATATATTGAAATACCAAACAGCTGTTAACTGGCCTGCAGGTTGGGCTTCCAGAAATAACTAATATAGCAAATAAGCAGCAAATTTCACCCCTAACTGTACATCAGCCTGGGCCTCCCATGCACTGCTTTGTCTCCCCTAGGCCCAGACCAATACTATGAGACATTTGCCTGTCCTGTGTCCtgctggggtatagtttttcttatgGTACACTGAAAATACAAGCCTGGAACCCCTTTTTATGACAGATTTGGTCACACTGCCACTCACTTTTTCAGTTCTTTTAGGAGTAGAACTACATTTGCAGTACATGTCTCATAGTTCTACGGGGTATACCAAGAATCAGCATTTAGACACCATGCATGGAGGACCTTTGTGTCTGGAAATGCACCGGCACAAAGCAGAGCAGTGACTTTTAAAGAAATTGCAGGAGCATTAAAAAGCCCTAACCCCTAAATGCAATGGCATAGATTGTTTTGTTGCTGCATAGCTGGTGGGACATGAAAGGGTAAATCACCCACCTCCCTCCCAATTCACCCTGATTGGAAAGCACCAAAATATAAAAACTGAGCCTTAACTGAACTGGAATGTTTCTGTCCCCTTgaaaacacagtatatatatatatatatatatatatatatatataacacctcTTTAGTatagcaaataacagaaagattATTTAGAGAATACAATAGGTATTACTATTTACTGGTAAATAGTAgaatccctttatccagaaaactctgaattacaggatggccatctcccatagactctattttattcaattaatttaaatttgaaaaaaatgatttcctttttctctgtaataataaagcagtaccttgtagttgatcccaactaagatataatcaatccttattggaggagaaacaatcctattgggtttaattagtgtttaaattatttttttgtagtaaaGTATTATAGaagaaccccttatccagaaaaccacaggtcccaagctttctggataacaggtcccatacctgtatacatacacTAAATGGTAAAAAGTACCTGtgcacctgcctgtccaacatctcattccaaaaccaaggaATTAATATGAATTTGGCTCTCCATTTGCAGCCTCTTCTCTTATGGGAAGGTTTCACTAGATACTGGAACATTGTTGTTGGGATTAACTTCAGCTAAACAAGCATTACTGAGTTTGGGCACTGAGGTTTGACGGTCAGAGTTACCATTTTATGCTGTGGCTTTAAGGTTTGCTTTGACTGACTGTAAGGGCCCCAACCCAAGTTGGGGTAGTGGAAAACCCTCCGCAGAAAAGCAGAGGCTATTATAGCAGAATAAGGAtaacaattttatatttattccctTGGTTTTTGTGTTAATGGACCATTACTTTTACCACCTTTAGGATTTTCTAAGAAATGCAAATGTATAGCAGTATAGTGTATGGGGGTCTTGAAAGCAAATACTAAACCGttcctaaaaatgtaataaaatagtaAACAGTAAAACAGAAAAGGACTTCGGACAGCTGGATTTTCTGGCAGACGGCCTATTACATTAAAGTTAATTTCCCATTGCTGCATGTGCAAGTGCTAGAGCCCCAAGGGCCACAAAACAAAGGCACAACTGTAAAGATTTCCACCCCCCCAGTCTGGTGAATTTTTGCTGCTACtttgcgaaaaaatccgccaatggcgaaatacggataTTCAACAaggaaagttcacccagcacacccttacctcctccataataaataataaattgtgaaaaaacttTTTTCC contains these protein-coding regions:
- the f2rl1 gene encoding proteinase-activated receptor 2; amino-acid sequence: MGDWRWGLLILGALLCFDAVTGQNLSAPPKKGRVFIAHPVELGNGTGKYVYTVTPFVSKVLSDALTTAFLPAIYIIVFIVGLPSNAIALWVFFFRTKKKHPAMIYMANLALADLMFVIWLPLKIAYHLNGNNWIYGEALCKVLIGFFYGNMYCSILFMTCLSVQRYWVIVNPISHTRKNTKLALIVSITIWVVIMLGTIPLYLINQTLYLSDLRITTCHDVLPLDSATFDMFNYFLALAIGVFFIPAILTAVVYTLMIKTLTASITDESIGKKRKRAIRLIIIVLVMYLVCFLPSNLMLVIHYGSLKNSYSANLYAFYITALCLSALNSCIDPFVYYFVSKDFRDHVKNTFLCRSVRTVERMRISFSSMKYSRKTNSYTTKSTNTESSSC